A DNA window from Candidatus Methylomirabilota bacterium contains the following coding sequences:
- a CDS encoding SDR family oxidoreductase codes for MKNRVALITGGARGIGRATALHLAEDGWDVALCYRTSEREAQETVEAIKKKGSSGLGVQADVSDPEAALGLVREVEKTWGRIDALINCVGPYHRAPLLEETLEGWHAMFNNNLHPVFYLTRLVAPGMIERKWGRIITFSMANADRLIAQPQLTAHHIAKTGVLILTRTLARVLAPHGITVNAISPGFIDSGSAPAEELKAMEKKIPAGYIGTVDDAVAAVAFLLSEDTRYVNGANIHLSGGWGI; via the coding sequence GTGAAGAATCGGGTAGCCTTGATCACGGGAGGGGCCCGCGGAATCGGGCGGGCCACCGCCCTTCACTTAGCAGAAGACGGTTGGGATGTTGCCCTCTGCTATCGCACCAGTGAACGGGAGGCTCAGGAGACGGTCGAGGCGATCAAGAAAAAGGGGAGCAGCGGCCTGGGAGTGCAGGCCGATGTTTCCGATCCCGAGGCTGCATTAGGCTTGGTCCGAGAGGTCGAAAAGACATGGGGGCGGATTGATGCCCTGATCAATTGCGTGGGCCCCTACCACCGGGCCCCCTTGCTGGAGGAAACCCTCGAGGGTTGGCATGCGATGTTCAACAATAATCTCCATCCAGTCTTCTACCTCACCCGCCTCGTGGCCCCCGGCATGATCGAACGAAAGTGGGGGCGCATTATCACCTTTAGTATGGCGAATGCCGATCGGCTGATCGCGCAACCCCAGCTCACGGCCCACCACATCGCGAAGACAGGGGTCCTCATCCTGACCCGCACGCTGGCCCGGGTGCTGGCCCCGCACGGCATCACCGTGAACGCGATCTCGCCTGGCTTCATTGACTCGGGGAGCGCACCGGCCGAAGAGCTGAAGGCGATGGAGAAGAAGATCCCTGCCGGTTATATCGGGACGGTTGACGACGCTGTCGCCGCGGTGGCTTTTCTTCTCTCAGAGGACACCCGGTATGTTAACGGGGCCAATATCCATCTGAGCGGTGGCTGGGGAATCTAG
- a CDS encoding HAD-IA family hydrolase codes for MTLKAVFFDAGNTILSLDYAVIVDALKRQDFLVDQEEVWRAECRARVKLDPFLAKVTVRESPEIFSRYVRYICEEMGLPWREKAERFLQELREINRHSNLWRGGAVPGAREVLGDLKGKGYQLGVISNSDGRLETLLNEVGLAEYFSVIVDSHVVGFEKPDPRIFHWALERTGVTPNEAVYVGDFYSLDVVGARRVGLDAILLDPLGVWPLLDCVKAKDLFEVRSLLPASP; via the coding sequence ATGACACTGAAGGCAGTCTTTTTCGATGCGGGAAATACCATCCTCAGCCTCGACTATGCCGTGATAGTGGATGCACTGAAGCGGCAAGATTTCCTCGTCGACCAGGAAGAGGTCTGGAGGGCCGAGTGTCGAGCCCGGGTAAAGCTCGACCCATTTCTGGCTAAGGTAACGGTGCGAGAGTCTCCCGAGATCTTCTCCCGCTATGTTCGTTACATCTGTGAAGAGATGGGACTCCCTTGGAGGGAGAAGGCAGAGCGGTTCCTGCAGGAACTCCGGGAGATCAATCGGCATTCCAACCTCTGGCGGGGGGGTGCCGTGCCAGGGGCCAGGGAGGTTCTGGGGGATCTCAAGGGAAAAGGGTACCAGTTAGGAGTCATCTCGAACTCCGATGGGCGACTCGAGACCTTGCTCAATGAAGTGGGTCTGGCAGAGTACTTCAGCGTCATCGTGGATTCGCACGTCGTGGGCTTTGAAAAGCCCGATCCGCGCATCTTTCATTGGGCCCTGGAGCGAACCGGTGTCACGCCGAATGAAGCGGTTTATGTGGGCGATTTTTACAGCCTCGACGTCGTCGGGGCGCGCCGTGTCGGCCTTGACGCCATTCTCCTCGATCCTCTAGGTGTATGGCCCCTCCTCGACTGCGTGAAAGCGAAAGACCTCTTTGAGGTTCGCAGTCTCCTCCCCGCCTCTCCTTAA